Proteins from a genomic interval of Paenibacillus lentus:
- a CDS encoding ABC transporter ATP-binding protein, with protein sequence MEKIIEVRGISKVYGRRKTKEKIHAVRDVSFTVNRGEVVGLLGPNGAGKTSTIKMLCGLLESDAGTISIHGLDINKKRLKALEHISAVLEGNRNLYWRLTVRENLEYFAGNRGYSRKQIADQADKLLEQFNLKEKENELVNGLSRGMQQKLAIAVALLANTGVILLDEPTLGLDVEVSYELREILKTIVKEEKRTIIISSHDMPVVQELCDRAIIINKGEVVIDDRVENLLKLFETRAYSVKLGEPLSLEQESKLRGRFPLSMYQASSHESIVEVNLEHSQDIYELFDLFKEEGTIVESIDRTTIDFEQVFIQIVKGGKKHEMATVIEC encoded by the coding sequence GCGGTTCGTGATGTTTCTTTCACGGTGAACCGTGGAGAGGTTGTTGGTTTACTAGGGCCCAATGGGGCTGGGAAGACTTCAACGATAAAGATGCTCTGTGGCTTGTTAGAATCGGATGCGGGCACCATCTCCATTCATGGCCTGGATATTAATAAGAAGCGACTTAAAGCTCTAGAGCATATTAGTGCTGTATTAGAGGGAAACCGGAATTTATATTGGCGACTTACCGTCCGGGAGAATCTGGAGTATTTTGCGGGTAACCGCGGTTACTCTCGGAAGCAGATTGCCGATCAAGCGGACAAATTATTAGAGCAATTCAACCTGAAAGAAAAGGAGAATGAGCTGGTCAATGGATTGTCTCGAGGGATGCAGCAAAAGCTGGCTATCGCAGTAGCACTATTAGCGAATACGGGTGTCATCTTGCTGGATGAGCCAACACTTGGTCTGGATGTTGAGGTTAGTTATGAATTGCGTGAAATTTTAAAGACGATCGTGAAGGAAGAAAAGCGTACGATCATCATTAGTTCACATGATATGCCAGTTGTTCAGGAGCTGTGTGATCGTGCCATTATTATTAATAAAGGCGAAGTTGTTATCGATGATAGGGTGGAGAATTTACTTAAGCTGTTTGAAACAAGGGCATATTCGGTTAAGTTGGGTGAGCCGTTGAGCTTGGAGCAGGAGAGCAAGCTGCGTGGCCGATTCCCTTTAAGTATGTATCAAGCAAGCTCCCATGAGAGCATCGTGGAAGTTAATTTAGAGCATAGTCAGGACATCTACGAGTTGTTCGATCTTTTTAAAGAGGAAGGAACCATTGTGGAGAGTATTGATCGTACAACCATTGACTTTGAGCAAGTGTTTATTCAGATTGTGAAGGGAGGGAAGAAGCATGAAATGGCTACAGTTATTGAGTGCTAA